A window of Emcibacter sp. SYSU 3D8 genomic DNA:
GTCGACGTGAACGGCGACACGGCCACCTGCCGCTCCTATGTCACCGAAATCCTGGGCACCAATGACGGCACCTCGTTCCGCGTCTATGGCTGCTACAACGACGAAGTGGTGCGCGAGGACGGCAAGTGGAAGTTCAAGTCGCGCCGCTATGCCCGGCTCTATCAGGGGCCGGTCGACCTGAGCGGCGAGAAATTCGACTACAGCTGATTTGACCGGCGCAAGCGCCAAACCAGCGTGATTGAATACACGCCCGAAGGCTTCTAGCATCGGGCGTGTATTTGCCTCCGATCAACGGGGAGAAGGGGCCATGAGCCGCATCCTGTTCCGCAACGCCAATCTGCTCGACGGCGACAATCCGTCGCGGCCGAACGCCACCATCGTCGTCGAGGGCGAGCGCATCACCGAGGTATCCTCGGGCGCGGTAACGCCGCGCGCCGGCGACAATGTCGTCGACCTGCAGGGCATGACCCTGATGCCGGGCATGGTCAGCGGCCATTACCACGCCGCCTACAGCATCGGCGGCGAGCACAAGGCGGGCATGGACGCGCCGGCCACCAAGCAGGCGGTATGGGCGATCTCCAATGTCCAGAAGGCGCTGCGCGCCGGCTATACCAGCGTGGTGGGCGCAGGCACCTTCCACGACATCGACGGCCGGCTGGCCGAGGCGATCGACGCCGGTCTGGTGACCGGGCCGCGGCTGATCCCGTCGAGCCGGGCATTGTCGCCCAAGGTGACCGAGGACGAGCCGGCCGAGGGCGTGCCGTGGCTGAAATGCTGGGGCCCGGACGATTTCCGCGACGCCACGATCCGCGAGATCGAGCGCGGCGCCAGGATCGTCAAGCTGTTCGCCGCGGCGGGCCATGCCATGCGCAGCTGCCGCGAAATGACCTTCGAGGAACTCAAGGCGGCCTCCGACGCGGCCCATGAGCGCGGCGCGCGGACGCGGGCGCATGTCTGCGGCACCGCCCAGGTGATGAAGTGCATCGAGGCCGGCGTCGACATCATCGACCATGCCGACTGGATGGACGACGACGTCATCGACGCGCTGATCGCCACCAACAAGTTCGTGCTGCCCAGCATGTACACGCCGTGGCTGTCGTCGGCCGATCCGAGCCTGGACGGCGCCGAGTATTACGATGCGGAAGATTTCGAATATATGCGGGCCAAGGTGCCGGTCGCCAATGCGCGCGGCGTGAAGTTCGTGCCCGGCGACGATTACGGCTTCTTCGACATGGCGCCGCACGGCGACTATTCGAAGGAACTGGCGTGCTATGTGGAGCAGGTGGGCATCAGCCCGCTGGACGCGATCCGCTGGGCCACCAAGTTCGGCGGCGAGATGACCGGCATCCCGGACCTTGGCACCATCGAGGCCGGCAAGCTGGCCGACATGGTGATCGTCGACGGCGACCCGTCGGTGGACATCAGGATCCTGCAGGACCAGGCGCGCATCATCGCCGTGATCAAGGGCGGCGAGGTGGTCAGCGGCGCCCTGCCGGTGACGCAGCGGGCGATGGCGGCCGAGTAGCTATTCGGCCGCCTGCCGGGCGTCCTCGCGCCACGGACCCATCATGGGCTCGATCATCAGTGCCTCGGACACGGCGATTCCGGCGGCGCGGATGCGGCGGTCCAGTTCCTCGTGCCAGTGATAGATGCGGCGCTCCTGATAGCTCAGCAGCACGCCCTTGAAGCCGGGCGATTCCGTCGAATTCTGGATGTAGGGCGCGAACTGGGTGTCCTCGAACAGGATGCGGTCGAAATTGGCGATCCG
This region includes:
- a CDS encoding amidohydrolase family protein, coding for MSRILFRNANLLDGDNPSRPNATIVVEGERITEVSSGAVTPRAGDNVVDLQGMTLMPGMVSGHYHAAYSIGGEHKAGMDAPATKQAVWAISNVQKALRAGYTSVVGAGTFHDIDGRLAEAIDAGLVTGPRLIPSSRALSPKVTEDEPAEGVPWLKCWGPDDFRDATIREIERGARIVKLFAAAGHAMRSCREMTFEELKAASDAAHERGARTRAHVCGTAQVMKCIEAGVDIIDHADWMDDDVIDALIATNKFVLPSMYTPWLSSADPSLDGAEYYDAEDFEYMRAKVPVANARGVKFVPGDDYGFFDMAPHGDYSKELACYVEQVGISPLDAIRWATKFGGEMTGIPDLGTIEAGKLADMVIVDGDPSVDIRILQDQARIIAVIKGGEVVSGALPVTQRAMAAE